Part of the Roseomonas sp. OT10 genome, GTGTTTCCAGCCCTCCAGCAGGGCCTCGTAGATGTTGCCCTCGTCCAGCTCCGCATCGCCCACCACGGCGACGTGCCGGCCGCGCGGCATCCCCTCCCGCGCCAGCCCGTGCAGGTGGACGTAGTCCTGTACCAGCGCCGCGAAGGAGGCGAGCGCCACGCCCAGCCCGACGGAGCCGGTGGAGAAATCCACCTCCGCCCCGTCCTTCACCCGGCTGGGATAGGGCTGGATGCCGCCGAACTGGCGCAGCGTCGCCAGCCGCTCCCGGTCCTGCCGCCCCAGCAGGTAGTTGATCGCGTGGAAGACCGGCCCCGCATGCGGCTTCACCGCCACCCGGTCCTGCGGCCGCAGCGCGTCGAAGTAGAGCGCGGCGAGGATCGAGACCGCCGAGGCGCAGGAGGCCTGGTGCCCACCCACCTTCAGCCCGTCCCGGTTGGGCCGGATGTGGTTGGCGTGGTGGATCATCCAGGCGGAGAGCCAGAGGAGCTTGCGCTCCAGCGCGTGGAGGATCTCCAGGCGCCTGGCCTCGTCGGCGGGGCGGGACAGCGCGCGCGGTCCGGCGGTGACATTCATCGGGCGCCTCCCCCCTTTGGTCTCGTGGGGGGATCATACAGGCCGGGCCCCGCGATGCCAGCGGGCCGGCCGCCGGAGGGCGGGAGGCGCCGGCGCTCAGCCCTCCTTCGCCAGCCGCCGCAACGCGCTCGCCGCGGCGCGCTTGCCCTCGCCGGCATAGGCCTCGTGGTTCTGCTCGATCCGGGCCGGGTCGTAGAGGTAGTTGACCATCAGCCCCAGGCTCTCGCGCAGCCCCTTCTCCGACACGTCGCCGCGCGGGTTGATCCGCTCCACCCTGGCGCCGTTGGAGAGGTGGAAATGCGCCACCGGGTCCTTGGCCCGCTGGCCGCCGCCCGACCGCTCCTCGATCAGGTAGCGGGCGCAGAGCCGCACCAGCACCGGCTCCGCCACCGCCGCCAGCGGGTCGCGCAGGGGGTTGCGGCGGCCGAGCATCGCCTGAAAGGCGGCGAGCGCATCGGGCGTGCCCGGCGTGGCCTCCACGATGGCCGCGGCCTCCTCCTCCGTCAGCAGGGCCGCGCCCTGCTGCTCCAGTGCCGTGTCCAGCCAGCGGCGGAAGCCGGGGATCGGCGAGAGGGTGGCGAAGGTCTTGAGGTTGCGGAACTCGGCCGACAGCTCCGCCACCACCTGCTTGATCAGGAAGTTGCCGAAGGAGATGCCGTCCAGCCCGCGCTGGCAGTTGTTGATGGAGTAGAAGATCGCCGTGTCCGTCCCGCGCGGGTCCAGCACCGGCGCCTTCTCGTCCAGCAGCGCCTGGACCGAGCCGGCGAGGCCCTGCACCAGCGCGACCTCGACGAAGATCAGCGGCTCGGCCGGCATGCGCGGGTGGAAGAAGGCGTAGCAGCGCCGGTCCGAGTCGAGCCGGTTCTTCAGGTCGCGCCAGGTGCGGATGCGGTGCACCGCCTCGTAGCCGACCAGCCGCTCCAGCAGCGAGGCGGGCGAGGACCAGTCGATCCGCCGCAGTTCCAGGAAGCCCAGGTCGAACCAGCTGGCGAGCAGCCCGCGCAGGTCGTGGTCCAGCGCCCGCAGCAGCGGGTCCTCCCGCGTGTGGCGCAGCAACTCGGCCCGCAGGTCGACGAGGAACTTCATCCCGTCCGGGATCGAGGTGAACTGCGTCAGCAGCCGGATGCGCGGCGGCTCCAGCGCCCGGCGCAGCCCGGCCTTGGCGACGGCGCGCTCCGCCGGGTCCTCGGCCTCGCTGACCCGCTGCATGGCGGCGCGCACCGCGTCCATGTCGGAATCGAAGCGGGCCAGGGTGCAGAGGAACTCCACCCGCCCCGCCTGGTCCCGCGACAGGTAGTCCTGCGCCAGCCGCGCCGCGCGCGCCCGGGCGGAGATCTCCCCGCCGCGCCCGCCCAGGCAGGCCCG contains:
- a CDS encoding malonyl-CoA decarboxylase; this encodes MSDVAVAESGFFDRAWRRVSDLWRDMAATVSREEAPPDLADQMRACLGGRGGEISARARAARLAQDYLSRDQAGRVEFLCTLARFDSDMDAVRAAMQRVSEAEDPAERAVAKAGLRRALEPPRIRLLTQFTSIPDGMKFLVDLRAELLRHTREDPLLRALDHDLRGLLASWFDLGFLELRRIDWSSPASLLERLVGYEAVHRIRTWRDLKNRLDSDRRCYAFFHPRMPAEPLIFVEVALVQGLAGSVQALLDEKAPVLDPRGTDTAIFYSINNCQRGLDGISFGNFLIKQVVAELSAEFRNLKTFATLSPIPGFRRWLDTALEQQGAALLTEEEAAAIVEATPGTPDALAAFQAMLGRRNPLRDPLAAVAEPVLVRLCARYLIEERSGGGQRAKDPVAHFHLSNGARVERINPRGDVSEKGLRESLGLMVNYLYDPARIEQNHEAYAGEGKRAAASALRRLAKEG